A single region of the Triticum dicoccoides isolate Atlit2015 ecotype Zavitan chromosome 2B, WEW_v2.0, whole genome shotgun sequence genome encodes:
- the LOC119361807 gene encoding UDP-glucose flavonoid 3-O-glucosyltransferase 7-like, whose translation MASSITSSGSKTLRVLLLPHFATGHIHPFTELAVSLAASSSPNATVEAIIAVTPANVPIVQSLLERHSAATVKIVTYPFPTVEGLPKGVENLGKVVTQADSMRINIAASTESLMRPAHETLVRAQSPDAIITDLLFTWSADIADELGVPCVTFHVTGAFSMLAMRHLMMEDAAIDGDDTVTAPPFPTPQIRVPRTELPDLSIFRYVFGKVHSMQAACFGLAVNTFSGLEQQYCDMYTGQGYVQRSYFVGPQLQSSESPTDDSKSQYIGWLDTKSDHSVVYVSFGSCALVSHAQLDQLALGLEASGKPFLWAVRAAEKWTPPKGWEKGVEDRGFIIRSWAQTTAILAHPAVGAFLTHCGWNSILEAVAAGVPMLTWPKFHDQFVNERLINDVLGIGHRLWPQGAGLRSEDYEKHELIPADDVARALLTFMHPGGPGDVMRTRVMDLATKSHGALAEGGSSQQDLHRLVNDLMAAKEGRN comes from the coding sequence atggcttcttctatcactAGCAGCGGCAGCAAGACTCTGCGTGTCCTGCTATTGCCCCACTTTGCGACTGGCCACATCCACCCCTTCACCGAGCTTGCCGTTAGCCTCGCCGCGTCGTCTAGCCCAAACGCCACCGTAGAAGCCATCATCGCAGTCACGCCGGCGAACGTTCCGATCGTCCAGTCCTTGCTGGAGCGCCATAGCGCAGCAACTGTCAAGATAGTTACCTATCCGTTCCCAACGGTGGAGGGCCTGCCCAAGGGTGTCGAGAACCTTGGGAAGGTGGTCACTCAGGCGGATTCTATGCGCATCAACATCGCCGCCTCGACCGAATCCCTGATGCGCCCCGCGCACGAGACGCTCGTCCGGGCGCAGTCTCCAGACGCCATCATCACCGACTTGCTCTTCACCTGGAGCGCCGACATCGCCGACGAGCTCGGCGTGCCATGTGTCACATTCCATGTCACCGGCGCCTTCTCGATGCTCGCCATGCGCCACCTCATGATGGAGGACGCCGCGATCGACGGAGATGACACGGTGACGGCCCCTCCGTTCCCGACCCCTCAGATACGGGTCCCGAGGACCGAGCTGCCCGACTTATCGATATTTCGATACGTCTTCGGCAAGGTTCATTCCATGCAAGCTGCCTGCTTCGGCCTCGCCGTCAACACATTCTCAGGCCTGGAGCAGCAGTACTGCGACATGTACACGGGCCAAGGGTACGTCCAGCGCTCCTACTTTGTAGGGCCGCAACTGCAATCCTCTGAGAGCCCcacagatgactcaaagtcacagtaCATCGGTTGGCTTGACACAAAGTCGGACCATTCGGTCGTGTACGTGTCCTTTGGCTCGTGCGCCCTAGTATCACATGCTCAGCTGGACCAACTTGCTCTTGGGTTGGAGGCCTCGGGGAAGCCGTTTTTGTGGGCGGTCAGGGCGGCCGAGAAGTGGACTCCACCCAAAGGGTGGGAGAAGGGTGTCGAGGACCGGGGGTTCATCATCAGATCCTGGGCTCAAACAACTGCCATACTTGCGCACCCCGCAGTGGGCGCGTTTCTGACGCACTGTGGGTGGAACTCCATCCTAGAGGCAGTGGCCGCAGGCGTGCCTATGCTCACATGGCCAAAGTTTCATGACCAATTCGTCAACGAGAGGCTAATCAATGATGTGCTAGGAATTGGGCACCGACTGTGGCCGCAAGGCGCTGGCTTACGGAGCGAGGATTACGAAAAACATGAGCTGATCCCGGCCGACGATGTGGCCCGGGCATTGCTCACATTCATGCATCCTGGAGGACCTGGGGACGTTATGAGGACCAGGGTAATGGACCTCGCCACAAAGTCTCATGGCGCCCTCGCAGAAGGAGGCTCCTCGCAGCAAGATTTGCACCGCCTCGTCAACGATCTCATGGCAGCAAAGGAGGGGCGGAACTAG